The Salmo salar chromosome ssa06, Ssal_v3.1, whole genome shotgun sequence genome window below encodes:
- the cp033 gene encoding U11/U12 small nuclear ribonucleoprotein 25 kDa protein isoform X2: MSGYSEHRELDRISMEMNQLSFRRQQLIDRRNMLTILQEFRNRSNRNSTEGSKQQTEIQCLDKELQELSEKKRELQERQDNILHSKDQRKECIISQGGVSVLPDPSVVFVEAPPSIQAPEVILDIQKLPPCSSQTQCPQCRQFITTEIVTSVGNVACLVCVTMSVLGCVAGCCLIPFCIDNFKDVTHRCPKCRSPIITIKKL, from the exons ATGTCTGGCTATTCTGAGCACAGGGAGCTGGATAGGATCTCCATGGAGATGAACCAACTGTCATTCAGGAGGCAGCAACTGATCGACCGCAGGAACATGCTGACCATCCTGCAGGAGTTCAGGAACCGCTCCAACCGCAATAGCACAG AGGGCTCCAAGCAGCAGACTGAGATTCAATGCCTTGATAAGGAACTGCAGGAGCTGTCTGAGAAGAAGAGAGAGCTGCAGGAAAGGCAAGATAACATTCTCCATTCCAAGGACCAAAGAAAAG AGTGCATCATCAGTCAGGGGGGCGTGTCTGTTCTCCCTGACCCCTCTGTTGTCTTTGTTGAAGCTCCACCCTCTATACAAG CTCCGGAGGTGATCCTGGACATCCAGAAACTTCCTCCCTGCTCATCTCAGACCCAGTGCCCACAGTGTCGACAGTTCATCACCACAGAGATTGTCACTTCAGTAGGCAATGTGGCCTGTCTGGTCTGTGTCACAATGTCTGTACTTGG CTGTGTGGCTGGCTGCTGCCTCATCCCTTTCTGCATTGATAACTTCAAAGATGTCACGCATAGATGTCCTAAGTGTCGAAGTCCAATAATCACCATCAAAAAGCTCTGA
- the cp033 gene encoding U11/U12 small nuclear ribonucleoprotein 25 kDa protein isoform X1: MSGYSEHRELDRISMEMNQLSFRRQQLIDRRNMLTILQEFRNRSNRNSTAEGSKQQTEIQCLDKELQELSEKKRELQERQDNILHSKDQRKECIISQGGVSVLPDPSVVFVEAPPSIQAPEVILDIQKLPPCSSQTQCPQCRQFITTEIVTSVGNVACLVCVTMSVLGCVAGCCLIPFCIDNFKDVTHRCPKCRSPIITIKKL; this comes from the exons ATGTCTGGCTATTCTGAGCACAGGGAGCTGGATAGGATCTCCATGGAGATGAACCAACTGTCATTCAGGAGGCAGCAACTGATCGACCGCAGGAACATGCTGACCATCCTGCAGGAGTTCAGGAACCGCTCCAACCGCAATAGCACAG CAGAGGGCTCCAAGCAGCAGACTGAGATTCAATGCCTTGATAAGGAACTGCAGGAGCTGTCTGAGAAGAAGAGAGAGCTGCAGGAAAGGCAAGATAACATTCTCCATTCCAAGGACCAAAGAAAAG AGTGCATCATCAGTCAGGGGGGCGTGTCTGTTCTCCCTGACCCCTCTGTTGTCTTTGTTGAAGCTCCACCCTCTATACAAG CTCCGGAGGTGATCCTGGACATCCAGAAACTTCCTCCCTGCTCATCTCAGACCCAGTGCCCACAGTGTCGACAGTTCATCACCACAGAGATTGTCACTTCAGTAGGCAATGTGGCCTGTCTGGTCTGTGTCACAATGTCTGTACTTGG CTGTGTGGCTGGCTGCTGCCTCATCCCTTTCTGCATTGATAACTTCAAAGATGTCACGCATAGATGTCCTAAGTGTCGAAGTCCAATAATCACCATCAAAAAGCTCTGA
- the polr3k gene encoding DNA-directed RNA polymerase III subunit RPC10 isoform X2 has protein sequence MWECVDCRGRTEVLSIRLQHMSVNNRKYPKLKEVDDVLGGAAAWENVDSTPEKCPKCEHPRAFFMQIQTRSADEPMTTFYKCCNYECGHRWRD, from the exons atgtgGGAATGTGTTGATTGTAGAGGAAGGACAGAAGTGCTATCGATTCGCCTGCAACACATGTCC GTAAACAACAGGAAGTATCCCAAACTGAAAGAGGTTGATGATGTGCTTGGTGGAGCTGCAGCCTGGGAAAATGTGGATTCCACGCCAG AAAAATGTCCCAAGTGTGAGCACCCCCGAGCATTCTTCATGCAGATTCAGACAAGATCTGCAGATGAACCAATGACAACGTTCTACAAATGCTGCAATTATGAGTGTGGACATCGCTGGAGAGACTAA
- the cdip1 gene encoding cell death-inducing p53-target protein 1 isoform X2, with protein MSSDPPPPYPGGPSAPLIEEKNGQPAVPGSVAPVTTGPPQGHPLPPDYGPPPYEATLQPGFLPPHVPGDGAMPIPYGGFYPPPGHFGPGHFGPGQFGPGQFGPGPVQFGPVAGQTAHTVLAPPGTATTVTVLQGEIFQTAPVQTVCHHCQQPIITRINHSVGLMNAVFCLFCFFVGCDLGCCLIPCLIDDLKDVIHTCPNCKGYIYTYKRIC; from the exons ATGTCCAGCGACCCCCCTCCTCCCTACCCTGGAGGTCCCAGCGCCCCTCTTATCGAGGAGAAGAATGGACAGCCAGCCGTTCCGG GCTCGGTGGCCCCTGTAACGACAGGTCCTCCTCAGGGGCACCCCCTGCCTCCAGACTATGGCCCTCCGCCCTACGAGGCCACGCTACAGCCAGGCTTCTTGCCACCACACGTCCCAGGAGATGGGGCCATGCCCATACCATATG GTGGCTTCTACCCTCCACCAGGTCACTTTGGGCCAGGTCACTTTGGGCCAGGGCAGTTTGGCCCGGGGCAGTTTGGCCCGGGGCCCGTTCAATTTGGGCCTGTGGCAGGTCAGACGGCTCACACGGTGCTGGCACCCCCTGGGACAGCTACCACAGTGACCGTGCTACAGGGGGAGATATTCCAGACAGCACCCGTACAGACTGTGTGTCACCACTGCCAGCAGCCCATCATCACCCGCATCAACCACAGCGTGGGCCTCATGAACGCTGTCTTCTGCCTCTTCTGCTTCTTTGTTGG GTGTGATCTGGGCTGCTGCTTGATTCCCTGTCTGATCGATGATCTCAAGGATGTGATACACACCTGCCCCAACTGCAAGGGCTACATCTACACATACAAGCGTATTTGCTaa
- the cdip1 gene encoding cell death-inducing p53-target protein 1 isoform X1: protein MSSDPPPPYPGGPSAPLIEEKNGQPAVPGSVAPVTTGPPQGHPLPPDYGPPPYEATLQPGFLPPHVPGDGAMPIPYGGFYPPPGHFGPGHFGPGQFGPGQFGPGPVQFGPVAGQTAHTVLAPPGTATTVTVLQGEIFQTAPVQTVCHHCQQPIITRINHSVGLMNAVFCLFCFFVGKVAQQSFVGKFCHQSLAFSGFMLLQDNWEFGVIWAAA from the exons ATGTCCAGCGACCCCCCTCCTCCCTACCCTGGAGGTCCCAGCGCCCCTCTTATCGAGGAGAAGAATGGACAGCCAGCCGTTCCGG GCTCGGTGGCCCCTGTAACGACAGGTCCTCCTCAGGGGCACCCCCTGCCTCCAGACTATGGCCCTCCGCCCTACGAGGCCACGCTACAGCCAGGCTTCTTGCCACCACACGTCCCAGGAGATGGGGCCATGCCCATACCATATG GTGGCTTCTACCCTCCACCAGGTCACTTTGGGCCAGGTCACTTTGGGCCAGGGCAGTTTGGCCCGGGGCAGTTTGGCCCGGGGCCCGTTCAATTTGGGCCTGTGGCAGGTCAGACGGCTCACACGGTGCTGGCACCCCCTGGGACAGCTACCACAGTGACCGTGCTACAGGGGGAGATATTCCAGACAGCACCCGTACAGACTGTGTGTCACCACTGCCAGCAGCCCATCATCACCCGCATCAACCACAGCGTGGGCCTCATGAACGCTGTCTTCTGCCTCTTCTGCTTCTTTGTTGG gaaggtggcgcagcaGTCCTTTGTGggaaaattttgtcatcaaagtctggcattctctggatttatgttgcttcaagacaactgggaatttg GTGTGATCTGGGCTGCTGCTTGA
- the cp033 gene encoding U11/U12 small nuclear ribonucleoprotein 25 kDa protein — protein sequence MMGEETQSLHLDEGLSVKEEELGQAEGKMNQVEDEQPEEVEEEDEEDEEALPHSEFLDIFEEGLARLVQDPLLCDLPIQVTLEEVNSQVALEYGQAMTVRVCKADGEVMPIVVVQNAMVLDLKKAIQRFMELKQQRVGGVKHVSWRYVWRTFHLVFQGEKLDDDKMKLKDYGIRNRDEVTFMKRLRKK from the exons ATGATGGGGGAGGAGACCCAGTCCCTTCACCTGGATGAGGGACTGTCTGTAAAGGAAGAGGAGTTAGGACAggcagagggaaagatgaaccaaGTGGAGGATGAACAACCAGAGGAGGTtgaagaggaagatgaggaggatgaagaagcATTGCCTCACTCTGAATTCTTGGACATCTTTGAAGAAGGACTGGCTCGCCTTGTACAGGACCCTCTACTCTGTGACCTTCCCATTCAG GTGACTCTGGAGGAGGTGAATTCCCAGGTTGCCCTGGAGTATGGCCAGGCCATGACTGTCCGTGTATGCAAAGCGGATGGCGAAGTAATGC CCATAGTGGTGGTGCAGAATGCTATGGTTCTGGATTTGAAGAAAGCCATCCAGAGGTTCATGGAGCTGAAACAGCAACGGGTGGGTGGGGTAAAGCACGTcagctg GAGATACGTATGGAGAACCTTTCATCTTGTATTTCAAGGAGAGAAGCTTGATGATGACAAAATGAAACTAAAGGA TTATGGGATCAGAAACAGAGATGAGGTGACTTTCATGAAGAGACTGAGGAAGAAGTGA
- the polr3k gene encoding DNA-directed RNA polymerase III subunit RPC10 isoform X1 — translation MLLFCPTCGNVLIVEEGQKCYRFACNTCPYVHNITRKVNNRKYPKLKEVDDVLGGAAAWENVDSTPEKCPKCEHPRAFFMQIQTRSADEPMTTFYKCCNYECGHRWRD, via the exons ATGCTtctgttttgtccaacatgtgGGAATGTGTTGATTGTAGAGGAAGGACAGAAGTGCTATCGATTCGCCTGCAACACATGTCCGTACGTGCATAACATTACTAGGAAG GTAAACAACAGGAAGTATCCCAAACTGAAAGAGGTTGATGATGTGCTTGGTGGAGCTGCAGCCTGGGAAAATGTGGATTCCACGCCAG AAAAATGTCCCAAGTGTGAGCACCCCCGAGCATTCTTCATGCAGATTCAGACAAGATCTGCAGATGAACCAATGACAACGTTCTACAAATGCTGCAATTATGAGTGTGGACATCGCTGGAGAGACTAA